In one window of Massilibacterium senegalense DNA:
- a CDS encoding O-methyltransferase, with protein sequence MIPNELITYLESLIPTRNEQLLEMEEYARVHHVPIMELVGVETLLQILRIHQPKKILEIGTAIGYSAIRMVQTLEETTIYTIERDEKRYEEAIANIQKANLSDRIIVIKGDALDVFEQIQSYGPFDFLFIDAAKGQYQKFFELYGTLVTEKGIILSDNVLFRGLVAKEADDIESKRLRTLAKKIKKYNEWLMKHPLYRTTILPVGDGIAISIKKGEK encoded by the coding sequence ATGATCCCAAATGAATTGATAACCTATCTTGAATCCCTTATTCCAACAAGGAATGAACAGTTACTAGAAATGGAAGAATATGCACGTGTTCATCATGTGCCGATTATGGAATTAGTAGGAGTGGAAACGTTACTACAAATTCTTCGTATTCATCAACCAAAAAAAATTTTGGAAATTGGTACAGCAATCGGTTATTCTGCCATTCGGATGGTGCAAACGTTAGAAGAAACGACGATTTATACGATTGAACGTGATGAAAAAAGATATGAAGAAGCAATAGCAAATATTCAAAAAGCGAATTTATCCGACCGTATTATCGTCATAAAAGGAGATGCGCTTGACGTATTTGAGCAAATTCAATCATACGGTCCGTTCGATTTTCTATTTATTGATGCTGCAAAAGGCCAATATCAAAAGTTTTTTGAACTGTATGGTACACTCGTAACAGAAAAAGGGATTATTTTATCTGATAATGTCTTGTTTCGTGGGTTAGTGGCAAAAGAAGCAGATGATATTGAAAGTAAACGCCTTCGAACGTTAGCAAAAAAGATTAAAAAATATAATGAATGGTTAATGAAACACCCACTATATCGTACGACTATTTTGCCAGTTGGGGATGGTATTGCAATTAGTATAAAAAAGGGGGAGAAGTAA
- the alaS gene encoding alanine--tRNA ligase: MKKLSSSDVRQMFLDFFKEKGHAVEPSASLVPVNDPSLLWINSGVATLKKYFDGSVIPENPRICNAQKSIRTNDIENVGKTARHHTFFEMLGNFSIGDYFKEEAVEWAWEFLTSDKWMGFEKEKLSVTIHPEDTEAYVLWRDKIGIPEERIIRLEGNFWDIGEGPSGPNTEIFYDRGEAYGNDPNDPELYPGGENDRYLEIWNLVFSQFNHNPDGTYTPLPKKNIDTGMGLERMVSVVQDVPTNFDTDLFMPIIHQTETYTSEKYGTDKEKDVAFKVIADHIRTVTFAIGDGALPSNEGRGYVLRRLLRRAVRYAKQLQIEKPFMYQLVPIVGEIMQSFYPEVSEKQAFIQKVIRTEEERFHETLHDGLAILNDILEKQQEKVVSGEDAFRLYDTYGFPFELTEEYAEEKGFTVDVEGFEQEMEKQRTRARLARADVDSMHVQGGVLGDIHEASSFVGYDQFQTESEVTVIVSDDEFVSEVSVGTEIKFVLDQTPFYAESGGQIADKGTLKGKNVLVEVKDVQKAPNGQNLHTGVVKEGTLRLQTKVIATVNRASRMDIVKNHTATHLLHQALKDVLGTHVNQAGSLVAPERLRFDFSHFGQVTKEELEKIEQVVNEKIWLQLQVTTQLKPIDEAKAMGAMALFGEKYGDIVRVVQVGEYSLELCGGCHVQNTAEIGMLKIVQETGIGAGTRRIEAVTGKEAYKFMNEQMNILMDSAQKLKTNTKDIPKRIDTLLDQMRQLQRENESLAQKLSNVEAKQLTDQVKEIGGVPILAAQVNNVDMNGLRGMVDDLKVTLQSAVIVIASVQGEKVNISCGVTKDLIEKGFHAGKLVKEVATRCGGGGGGRPDMAQAGGKDPSKVKEALEFVYEWVKTIS, from the coding sequence ATGAAAAAATTATCATCGAGTGATGTTCGCCAAATGTTTCTCGATTTCTTTAAAGAAAAAGGACATGCAGTAGAGCCGAGTGCTTCTCTCGTTCCGGTAAATGATCCGTCTTTATTATGGATTAATAGTGGGGTTGCGACGTTAAAAAAATATTTTGATGGTTCGGTTATCCCGGAAAATCCGAGAATTTGTAATGCGCAAAAGTCGATTCGAACAAATGATATTGAAAATGTCGGAAAAACAGCACGTCATCATACGTTTTTTGAAATGTTGGGAAACTTTTCAATCGGTGACTATTTTAAAGAAGAAGCGGTAGAATGGGCTTGGGAATTTTTAACGAGCGATAAATGGATGGGATTCGAAAAAGAAAAATTATCCGTCACTATCCATCCAGAAGATACAGAAGCATATGTGTTATGGCGTGATAAAATTGGAATTCCTGAAGAACGCATCATTCGATTGGAAGGGAATTTCTGGGATATTGGAGAGGGGCCAAGTGGACCAAATACAGAGATTTTTTATGATCGCGGCGAAGCGTATGGAAATGACCCGAATGATCCAGAATTATATCCTGGTGGCGAAAATGATCGTTATTTAGAAATTTGGAACTTAGTATTCTCGCAATTTAATCACAATCCAGATGGTACATATACACCGCTACCGAAAAAGAATATCGATACAGGAATGGGATTAGAGCGGATGGTTTCGGTCGTTCAAGATGTACCAACTAACTTTGACACAGACCTTTTTATGCCGATTATTCATCAAACAGAAACATATACATCTGAAAAATACGGAACAGACAAAGAAAAAGATGTAGCGTTTAAAGTAATTGCGGACCACATTCGTACAGTAACGTTTGCGATTGGGGACGGAGCACTTCCGTCGAATGAAGGACGTGGATATGTGTTACGTCGATTATTACGTCGGGCTGTTCGTTATGCAAAACAATTACAAATTGAAAAACCATTTATGTATCAGTTAGTGCCAATAGTAGGCGAAATTATGCAATCATTCTACCCAGAAGTGAGCGAAAAACAAGCATTTATTCAAAAAGTAATTCGGACAGAAGAAGAACGATTCCATGAAACGTTACATGACGGATTAGCGATTTTGAATGACATTTTAGAAAAACAACAAGAAAAAGTTGTTTCTGGTGAAGATGCTTTCCGTTTATATGATACATACGGATTCCCATTCGAATTAACAGAAGAATATGCCGAAGAAAAAGGATTTACGGTCGATGTAGAAGGTTTTGAGCAAGAGATGGAAAAACAACGGACACGCGCTCGTCTTGCTCGTGCAGATGTTGATTCCATGCACGTTCAAGGTGGTGTTTTAGGGGATATCCATGAGGCAAGTTCATTTGTTGGTTATGATCAATTCCAAACAGAAAGTGAAGTAACGGTGATAGTGTCAGACGATGAGTTTGTTTCAGAAGTTTCTGTAGGAACAGAAATTAAATTTGTACTAGATCAAACGCCTTTTTATGCAGAAAGCGGTGGACAAATTGCCGATAAAGGAACGCTAAAAGGAAAAAATGTATTAGTTGAAGTAAAGGATGTTCAAAAAGCACCAAATGGTCAAAACCTTCATACCGGAGTCGTGAAAGAAGGAACGTTACGTCTTCAGACGAAGGTCATTGCAACCGTAAATCGTGCAAGTAGAATGGATATCGTGAAAAATCATACAGCTACACACTTACTGCATCAAGCATTAAAAGATGTACTAGGAACACATGTGAATCAAGCAGGTTCTCTAGTTGCACCAGAACGTTTACGTTTTGACTTTTCTCATTTCGGACAAGTAACAAAAGAGGAATTAGAAAAAATTGAACAGGTTGTAAACGAAAAGATTTGGCTACAATTACAAGTAACAACACAATTAAAACCAATCGATGAAGCAAAAGCAATGGGAGCGATGGCTTTATTCGGCGAAAAATACGGAGATATCGTTCGTGTCGTGCAAGTAGGAGAGTATAGCTTAGAGCTTTGTGGTGGGTGCCATGTACAAAATACAGCGGAAATTGGCATGTTGAAAATTGTCCAAGAAACAGGAATTGGTGCTGGTACACGTCGAATTGAAGCGGTAACAGGAAAAGAAGCATACAAATTTATGAATGAACAGATGAATATTTTAATGGATAGTGCGCAAAAATTAAAAACGAACACAAAAGACATTCCAAAGCGTATCGATACCCTATTAGATCAAATGAGACAGTTACAACGTGAAAATGAATCATTAGCGCAAAAATTATCCAATGTAGAAGCAAAACAATTAACAGACCAAGTAAAAGAAATCGGCGGTGTTCCTATATTAGCAGCTCAAGTAAACAATGTAGATATGAATGGTCTTCGTGGAATGGTCGATGATTTAAAAGTTACATTACAATCAGCTGTCATTGTCATTGCAAGTGTACAAGGCGAAAAGGTGAACATTTCTTGTGGTGTAACGAAAGATTTAATTGAAAAAGGCTTCCATGCTGGTAAATTAGTAAAAGAAGTAGCAACACGTTGTGGTGGCGGCGGCGGTGGTCGTCCTGATATGGCACAAGCAGGGGGAAAAGATCCATCTAAAGTTAAAGAAGCATTAGAATTTGTTTACGAATGGGTGAAAACCATTTCGTAA
- a CDS encoding DUF1292 domain-containing protein, with product MALEIGDQIIIPFEEEEHLFEVYYMFKPDNYDHSYILVFPAGENMEEEVEVFAFRYYEEDDTDDAKDLPIAPLETDEEWDMVEEVLETLETLDEE from the coding sequence ATGGCTTTAGAAATTGGCGATCAAATTATTATTCCTTTTGAAGAGGAAGAGCATTTATTCGAAGTATATTACATGTTTAAACCAGACAATTACGACCATTCGTATATTTTAGTCTTCCCAGCTGGCGAAAATATGGAAGAAGAAGTGGAAGTATTTGCTTTCCGTTATTATGAAGAAGACGATACAGATGATGCAAAAGATTTACCAATTGCACCACTTGAAACAGATGAAGAGTGGGATATGGTAGAAGAAGTATTAGAAACGTTAGAAACATTAGATGAAGAATAA
- a CDS encoding peptidase U32 family protein produces MPAGNLEKLKTAVRFGADAVYIGGREFGLRSNADNFSIEEMEEGVAFAKEYGAKVYVTTNIYAHNENMQGLEEYLKDLERVGIAAVIAADPYIIETARKVAPKLEVHLSTQQSLANYKAVEYWKQQGLERVVLAREVSYEELLEIKRKVDIEIETFVHGAMCISYSGRCTLSNHMTARDSNRGGCCQSCRWDYELYEYDEKHKKALFEEEDAPFAMSPKDLNLIQFIPQLVEAGVDSLKVEGRMKSIHYVATVASVYRKVIDAYCQDPNHFSIKKEWIEELNKCANRDTAPAFFLNEPGYQEQMYREHSQRTTHDFAGIVLDYNLDTQMVTLQQRNYFKPGDEIEFFGPNIDNFTQTVGTIWDEDDNKIDAARHPLQIVKLKVEQPVEAHDIMRKRMM; encoded by the coding sequence ATGCCAGCTGGAAATTTAGAGAAATTAAAAACTGCTGTTCGTTTTGGTGCAGATGCTGTATATATTGGAGGACGCGAATTTGGTTTGCGTTCAAATGCCGATAACTTTTCTATTGAAGAAATGGAAGAAGGCGTTGCTTTTGCGAAAGAGTACGGTGCAAAAGTATATGTAACAACAAACATTTACGCGCATAATGAAAATATGCAAGGATTAGAGGAATACTTAAAAGATCTAGAACGTGTTGGGATTGCTGCTGTCATTGCAGCAGACCCATACATCATTGAAACAGCACGAAAAGTAGCCCCAAAATTAGAAGTTCATTTAAGTACCCAACAATCACTTGCAAATTATAAAGCAGTGGAGTATTGGAAACAACAAGGATTAGAACGTGTCGTATTAGCACGGGAAGTTAGTTATGAAGAATTACTAGAAATTAAACGAAAAGTGGATATTGAAATCGAAACGTTTGTACACGGTGCAATGTGTATTTCGTACTCTGGTCGTTGTACATTAAGTAATCATATGACGGCTCGTGATTCAAACCGCGGTGGATGCTGTCAAAGTTGTCGCTGGGACTATGAGTTATATGAGTACGATGAAAAACATAAAAAAGCGTTATTTGAAGAAGAAGATGCACCATTTGCTATGAGTCCGAAAGATTTAAATTTAATTCAATTTATTCCGCAATTAGTCGAAGCTGGTGTGGACAGTTTAAAAGTAGAAGGAAGAATGAAATCGATTCACTACGTTGCAACGGTAGCAAGTGTGTATCGAAAAGTCATTGATGCTTACTGTCAAGATCCAAATCATTTTTCGATTAAAAAAGAATGGATAGAAGAATTAAATAAATGTGCAAATCGTGATACGGCACCTGCATTTTTCCTTAATGAACCAGGTTATCAAGAACAAATGTATCGGGAACATTCACAACGTACGACGCATGATTTTGCTGGAATTGTGTTAGATTATAATCTAGATACACAAATGGTGACGTTGCAACAACGAAATTATTTTAAACCTGGAGATGAAATTGAATTTTTCGGTCCAAATATCGACAATTTCACGCAAACAGTAGGTACTATTTGGGATGAAGACGATAACAAAATAGATGCAGCACGTCACCCATTACAAATTGTAAAATTGAAAGTAGAACAACCAGTAGAAGCTCATGATATTATGCGTAAACGAATGATGTAA
- a CDS encoding peptidase U32 family protein — protein MTKIKELLVTPIDVDHIKDLHEAGANAIVIGEEQFGLRLAGEFNREDVKKATALAHSLNMNVYVAVNGIFHNDKVDGLYDYIAFLRDVEVDAIIFGDPAVLMIRNEIAPNMPLHWSTETTGTNYFQANYWGERGAKRAVMAKEINMEEIVETKEHANVEIEVQVHGMLCMFQSKRHLLGNYFEYQGKNLKVEKSDASRHLMLYDPERKVHYPIFEDASGTHIMSLHDVTIIDDLTDMLDAGIDSFKIDGVLQEKDYITAVTRTYRKAFDLYEQNPEKYEDQADELLQEVEELQPTTRPLGTGFFYKETIY, from the coding sequence ATGACAAAAATAAAAGAATTACTTGTTACACCAATTGACGTTGATCATATTAAAGATTTACATGAAGCGGGAGCAAATGCCATTGTAATCGGAGAAGAACAATTTGGTCTTCGTTTAGCAGGAGAGTTCAACAGAGAAGATGTAAAAAAGGCGACAGCACTCGCTCATTCCTTAAACATGAACGTGTACGTTGCGGTAAACGGTATTTTTCATAATGATAAAGTAGACGGATTATATGATTATATTGCATTTTTGCGTGATGTAGAGGTGGATGCAATTATCTTTGGAGATCCTGCTGTTTTAATGATTCGAAATGAAATAGCACCTAATATGCCGTTACATTGGAGCACTGAAACGACAGGTACAAATTATTTTCAAGCTAATTATTGGGGAGAACGCGGTGCGAAACGGGCGGTAATGGCAAAAGAAATTAATATGGAAGAAATAGTGGAAACGAAAGAACATGCTAACGTGGAAATTGAAGTACAAGTACACGGGATGCTCTGCATGTTCCAATCAAAACGCCATTTATTAGGAAATTATTTTGAATACCAAGGGAAAAATTTAAAAGTAGAAAAAAGTGATGCTAGCCGTCATCTGATGTTATACGATCCAGAGCGGAAAGTACATTATCCTATTTTTGAAGATGCGAGCGGTACACACATTATGTCACTACATGATGTAACGATTATTGATGATTTAACAGACATGTTAGATGCAGGGATTGATAGTTTTAAAATCGATGGTGTGCTACAGGAAAAAGACTATATTACTGCAGTAACACGGACGTATCGAAAAGCGTTTGATTTATACGAACAAAATCCAGAAAAGTATGAGGACCAAGCGGATGAATTATTACAAGAAGTAGAAGAACTTCAACCGACGACACGTCCGTTAGGAACAGGCTTTTTCTATAAAGAAACGATTTATTAA
- the mltG gene encoding endolytic transglycosylase MltG, translating into MSSLHVHPEQTNKRKKKVLFFLSLFIVLVLIFVVAGVFTFQSYNTKALQPVDPKSKQQELIEIKQGASAADIAKILDEKGLIQDEKAFRYYVKKEDIHSLQAGTYQFSKSMSVQEIVDKLSKGEIFQTNVKVVIPEGKRLVEIADILAEKTAIPKEKWIQIMDDPTFIQALMKKYPNILTEEILQKEIKHPLEGYLFPATYEWDLTKMNEKDMVEELVRTTSLYMKRYEAQFEQSSLSRHQIFTLASIIERESKTTADRFKVSGVFYNRIAQNMPIQSDVTVLYALDDHRVQVTYEDLKTKSPYNTYTNPGLPIGPIDSPGEESIKAALLPEKSEYLFFYARPNGEVLYTKTYEEHDAVYKQYKSEWAELK; encoded by the coding sequence ATGTCATCATTACATGTACATCCAGAACAGACGAATAAACGAAAGAAAAAAGTGCTTTTCTTTTTATCCTTGTTTATTGTTCTTGTTTTGATATTTGTCGTTGCCGGCGTGTTTACGTTTCAGTCATATAATACAAAGGCTTTACAACCTGTAGATCCAAAAAGTAAGCAACAGGAATTAATTGAAATTAAACAAGGTGCTTCGGCAGCTGATATAGCGAAAATATTGGATGAAAAAGGTCTTATTCAAGATGAAAAGGCATTTCGTTATTATGTAAAAAAAGAAGATATTCATTCCTTACAAGCAGGAACGTATCAATTTTCAAAAAGTATGAGTGTGCAAGAAATAGTCGATAAATTATCGAAAGGCGAGATTTTTCAAACGAATGTGAAAGTAGTGATTCCAGAAGGAAAACGTTTAGTGGAAATAGCGGATATTTTAGCGGAAAAGACAGCTATTCCAAAAGAAAAATGGATTCAAATAATGGATGATCCGACTTTTATTCAAGCGTTAATGAAAAAATATCCGAATATTTTAACAGAAGAAATTTTACAAAAAGAGATTAAACATCCATTAGAAGGATACTTATTCCCAGCTACTTATGAGTGGGACTTAACGAAAATGAACGAAAAAGATATGGTAGAAGAGTTAGTTAGAACGACAAGTTTATATATGAAAAGGTATGAAGCACAATTCGAACAATCATCACTTAGTCGGCATCAAATTTTTACGTTAGCTTCTATTATTGAGAGAGAATCTAAAACAACAGCGGATCGTTTTAAAGTATCTGGGGTTTTTTATAATCGAATCGCTCAAAATATGCCAATTCAATCGGATGTCACGGTTTTATATGCATTAGATGACCACCGGGTTCAAGTGACGTACGAAGATTTAAAAACAAAATCACCATATAACACATATACAAACCCAGGATTACCGATTGGACCAATTGATAGCCCGGGAGAAGAATCGATTAAAGCGGCATTATTACCGGAAAAAAGTGAGTATTTATTCTTTTACGCAAGACCAAACGGAGAAGTACTTTATACGAAAACATATGAAGAACATGATGCCGTTTATAAACAATATAAATCTGAATGGGCAGAATTAAAGTAA
- a CDS encoding DUF3918 family protein has product MNNNRTMMMSLMTLGVGAVAWRMMRNRRQNVITRLFA; this is encoded by the coding sequence ATGAATAATAACCGTACGATGATGATGTCGCTTATGACACTAGGTGTTGGAGCAGTAGCTTGGCGAATGATGCGGAATCGCCGACAAAATGTTATTACCCGATTGTTTGCATAA
- a CDS encoding IreB family regulatory phosphoprotein, with amino-acid sequence MDSIDNTMKFNFDEEPEKENIREVLFTVYGALQEKGYNPINQIVGYLLSGDPAYIPRHKDARKMIRKVERDELIEELVKVYLEQKKEDE; translated from the coding sequence ATGGATTCAATCGATAATACGATGAAATTCAATTTTGATGAAGAACCTGAAAAAGAAAATATTAGAGAAGTTTTGTTTACCGTCTATGGTGCTCTTCAAGAAAAAGGATATAATCCGATTAACCAAATCGTTGGATATCTACTTTCAGGGGACCCAGCTTATATTCCGCGACATAAAGACGCTCGTAAAATGATTCGAAAAGTGGAGCGAGATGAACTAATCGAAGAATTAGTCAAAGTTTATTTAGAACAGAAAAAAGAGGATGAATAA
- the ruvX gene encoding Holliday junction resolvase RuvX, protein MRILGLDVGTKTIGVAVSDELGWTAQGIETIPRDEEKDFLSGLTRIEELVDMYSVEKIVIGLPKNMNGTIGPRAEASKDFAEKVEDKTGIPVVLWDERLTTMAAERVLLEADVSRKKRRKVIDKMAAVMILQGYLDSKI, encoded by the coding sequence ATGCGGATTTTAGGGTTAGACGTTGGAACAAAAACAATCGGGGTTGCAGTAAGTGATGAACTAGGATGGACGGCACAAGGTATAGAAACAATCCCTCGCGACGAAGAAAAAGATTTTTTAAGTGGGCTTACACGAATTGAAGAATTGGTTGACATGTATTCGGTTGAAAAAATTGTCATCGGACTACCTAAGAATATGAATGGTACAATTGGACCAAGGGCAGAGGCAAGTAAAGATTTTGCAGAAAAAGTGGAAGACAAGACGGGCATTCCTGTTGTCTTATGGGATGAACGTTTAACAACGATGGCAGCAGAACGAGTCCTACTCGAAGCTGATGTTAGTCGTAAAAAGCGTCGCAAAGTCATTGATAAAATGGCGGCTGTCATGATTTTACAAGGGTATCTTGATAGCAAAATATAA
- a CDS encoding AI-2E family transporter, translating into MYKAISILILMLLTILTLWIFAKISYIYIPILQVMGKVLFPFLLSFLIAYLLYPLLQFLIKRNIQRIWAICILYVVFTCLAAVFFIQTIPNMTKQMSELVDVLPKLTNIYREYVNVLFERTNRLPAFVHEQINEGLTKMEKEIRTIAEKSLEHVFTSFNQLFVVFIIPVIVFYVLNDYPMMKKWGKRIIPFTYHGFCRRLIKDLDISLGKYIRGMIFVCLAIGVLATIAFMMIGLPYSILLGSIIGLTNVIPYFGPILGAIPAVFIAFTISVQKVFFVLGIVFVLQFVEGNILSPIVVGKSLQIHPLFIIFLLFLGGEIWGIIGMIIIVPMYAILKIVLLHSLRLQNKD; encoded by the coding sequence ATGTATAAAGCCATTTCTATTTTAATTTTAATGTTATTGACGATTTTAACATTGTGGATTTTTGCAAAAATATCGTACATTTACATCCCCATTTTACAAGTGATGGGGAAAGTGTTGTTTCCTTTTTTACTTAGTTTTTTAATTGCATATTTGCTTTATCCGCTTCTTCAATTTTTGATTAAACGAAACATTCAACGTATTTGGGCGATTTGTATTCTTTATGTCGTCTTTACTTGTCTAGCAGCTGTATTTTTTATTCAAACGATTCCCAATATGACAAAACAGATGAGTGAATTAGTCGATGTGTTGCCAAAATTAACGAATATTTATCGAGAGTATGTAAATGTGCTATTTGAACGGACGAATCGTCTTCCGGCTTTTGTTCATGAACAAATAAACGAAGGGCTAACGAAGATGGAAAAAGAAATACGAACTATTGCTGAAAAATCGTTGGAACATGTCTTTACTTCGTTTAATCAATTGTTTGTTGTTTTCATTATTCCGGTTATTGTGTTTTATGTGTTGAATGATTATCCAATGATGAAAAAATGGGGAAAACGAATCATCCCATTTACCTATCACGGATTTTGTCGGCGATTAATAAAAGACTTAGACATCTCCCTTGGAAAATATATACGGGGAATGATTTTCGTTTGTCTTGCCATAGGGGTATTAGCGACGATTGCCTTTATGATGATTGGCTTACCTTATTCTATTTTACTTGGTTCCATTATTGGTTTAACGAACGTTATCCCTTATTTTGGCCCTATTTTAGGTGCGATTCCCGCTGTTTTTATTGCCTTTACCATTTCTGTTCAAAAAGTGTTTTTTGTTCTAGGAATCGTGTTTGTTTTGCAATTTGTAGAAGGAAATATTTTGTCTCCTATCGTGGTCGGGAAAAGTTTGCAAATTCATCCATTATTCATTATTTTTTTATTGTTTTTAGGTGGAGAAATATGGGGGATTATCGGGATGATTATCATCGTTCCAATGTATGCGATTTTAAAAATTGTTTTATTGCATAGTTTGCGATTGCAGAACAAAGATTGA